The genomic stretch CTGTATGTTTGTGGCCGGCTTGACCTATTTTGTTCTGTTTTTTGCGTTTTCAGACTGGGGCAATCATGCTTTATGGCTGGCGATGCTGGGTTTTATGGCGATGCGCGGTGTGTCTCTTGGTGTACTGTTGGTGAAGCAATGGCGTAGCGGGACTTTCTTGGCGGCCTGAATCCGGAATGAATGCTCTGAACAAAAAACGCAGCACGAGGCTGCGTTTTTTATGTCGGATTGATTTAAGCCCATTCAGAACAGGCGATTCAAACCATTCAACGCGGCGACCCGGTAAGCTTCCGCCATGGTCGGGTAGTTGAAGGTAGTGTTAACGAAATACTCAATGGTATTGGCTTCACCTTTCTGCTCCATGATCGCCTGACCGATATGGATGATTTCCGCGGCACGTTCACCAAAGCAGTGAATGCCGAGAATTTCTCTGGTTTCACGATGGAACAGGATTTTCAGACTGCCCACATCCATGCCGGCAATTTGTGCGCGTGCCAGATGTTTAAACGAGGAGCGGCCGACTTCATACGGGACTTTGGCGGCGGTCAGTTCCTGCTCGGTACGACCCACTGAGCTGATTTCCGGAATGGTGTAAATACCGGTCGGAATATCCTCAATCAGTTTGTTGGTTGCGCTGCCCTGGGTAATCGCCTGGGCGGTAAAGCGGCCCTGATCGTAGGCGGCACTGGCCAGGCTAGGGTAGCCGATAACATCACCGACCGCATAGATATGGTCGACGTCAGTCTGGTAGTTGCCGTTAACTTTCAACTGGCCGCGCGAGTCCGGACTCAGGCCGACTACTTCCAGGTTCAGTTTGTCGGTATTACCGGTGCGACCATTGGCATACAGGATACAGTCAGCTTTCATCTTCTTGCCCGACTTGAGATGGACAATCACGCCATCTTCGGTACCTTCAATTTTCTCATAGGTTTCATCGTTGCGGATGATCACACCGCTGTTCCAGAAGTGATAGGACAGAGCATCGGAGATTTCATTGTCGAGGAAAGCCAGGAGTCGGTCTCGGGTATTAATTAAGTCGGTTTTCACCCCCAACCCGCGAAAAATTGAGGCATACTCACAACCAATCACACCGGCTCCATATATGATGATGTGTCTTGGGTCATGTTTCAGGCTCAGAATCGAATCGCTGTCGTAAATACGCGAGTGATCGAAATCAACATCAGCCGGGCGATAAGGACGTGAACCGGTGGCGATAATAAACTTATCGGCAGTGTAAAGGTCAACCGTGTTGTCACTCTTGGTCACCGCGACGGTATGAGCATCGACAAAATGGGCGCTACCAAAAATCAGTGAGCACTCATTGCGGTCATAAAAGCCCTGGCGCAGACGGGTCTGTTTATCAATCACGGATTTTGCATGGCCAAGAATATTGGAGAAGGTCGCATGCAGGCTGGTGTTGTTTTTGCAAAAGAGCGGGTTACTGTTGAATTCAATGATCCGGCTAACCGCATGACGTAACGCCTTGGAAGGTATGGTTCCCCAGTGGGTACATCCGCCGCCGACACCGTTTTCTTTCTCTATGATGGCGACATTCATTCCCGCTTTGGTGAGCCCCATAGCGGCCCCTTCACCGCCCGGGCCGCTACCGATTACAATGACGTCAAAGTGGTTAGGTTGTGCCATAGGATTTCCTTGTTATATTCACTTAACATTGCTGTAGCGATATTTTAACTGATTCTGTCGTGTGGTAAATCGCGTTCCCATCACAGAGTGCAGAGGATCACGCTATAAACGGCAAAAATTTAGGTGATTAACTCTAGAGTGATGGATAACGGCCAGCGCTTAGCGTGATGACGCAGTCGCGAAATTGTCTGTTGCTTCAAACAGACGCATTTTGCCCCTTAGACAAGTTTCACATTCGCGTTATAGTATGAGCCAACATTTCGGGTCAGGCAGAGAACTAACGCAGTATGAAATCCACGGGTATTCGTGCACAGCAAAAAGAGAAAACGCGTCGTTCACTGATAGATGCTGCATTCAGCCAACTGAGTGCGGATCGGAGTTTTTCCAATCTGAGCTTGCGGGAAGTTGCCCGCGAAGCCGGGATTGCTCCGACGTCCTTTTATCGCCATTTTAAAGATATGGATGAGCTCGGGCTCACCATGGTGGATGAAGGTGGTTTATTGCTGCGGCAGTTGATGCGTCAGGCGCGTCAGCGGATCGTCAAAGAAGGCAGCGTAATCCGTACCTCGGTAGAGACCTTTATGGAATTCATTGAAAGCAGCCCGAACGTGTTTCGTTTATTACTCCGCGAACGTTCCGGCACGTCATTTGAATTTCGTGCCGCAGTAGCTCGAGAAATTGAGCACTTTTCTGCGGAATTAACTGAATATCTGGTGAATACTGGTATGAACAGGGAAGAGGCCACAACTCAGGCCGAAGCTTCTGTGACTCTGGTATTCAGCTCCGGTGCTCAGGCGCTGGATTTAGACCGGCGCTCACGTGATGAATTGGCGGAGCGCCTTATCATGCAGTTGCGAATGATTGCCAAGGGTGCATTCTGGTATCGCAAAGAACGTGAACGTAATCGACTCAAAGGCGGGATAGATTAATGTCGAAGGATAGCAGCAAAACCAAACAAGGTTCAGAACGGAAAACTCTGGTATTGGCGGTCGTGGCCGGTATGTGCGGAGACGCACTTTTGTCCTGGTTGACCATGAGTGAAATTTCTTTTTCTATTTTTCCGGTGATTGCACTGGTGTTGTCAGTACAGGCGTTGTACCAGGAGTACCTCAGCCACCCGGTGTCAGAGGATATTCCTCTGGTCGGCCTGGCGTGTTTCTTTGTCGGTGCATTTGGTCATAATGCGTTTGTCAAAGCGCAGTACCCGGATTCTGGCTCTAACTTCTTTGCCATTATTGTGGCGTTGTTACTGCTGGTGTGGATTGGCAGAAAGCTGGGTTACCTGGGCCGCGCTTCTTAACCGGGATTCCGGTTGCACAAGATCGAAAGTAAAAAACGAGCCATGTGGCTCGTTTTTTGTTGGCAGTAAGGCTTACGCTTTGCGCTCAAGCAGTACACCCGCTTCCATGTGGTGGGTGTAAGGAAACTGGTCAAACAGGGCAAAACGGGTCACGTTGTGGGTTTGACCGAGGATATCCAAGTTCTCTTTCAGTGTTTCCGGATTGCAGGAGATGTACAGGATACGTTGGTAGCCTTGCACCATTTTACAGGTATCGACATCCATACCAGAGCGTGGCGGGTCGACAAAAATGGTGTTGCAGTTGTAGCTTTTCAGGTCCACACCGGCATCTTTCAGGCGGTTGAACTCACGTTTGCCTTCCATCGCCTGGGTAAAGTCTTCCGCCGACATGCGAATGATCTGCACGTTGTCGATGTGGTTGGCGGCAATGTTGTATTGTGCCGATTCAACAGACGGCTTGGCCAGCTCGGTTGCCAGAACACGCTCGAAGTTCTGCGCCAGAGCCAGGGAGAAGTTACCGTTACCACAGTACAGCTCCAGCAGATCACCCTGACTGTCCTGAGTACAGTCGACCGCCCATTCCAGCATTTTTTCTGCCACTTTACCGTTAGGCTGGGTAAAGCTGTTCTCTACCTGCTGATAAATGTATGGCTGGCCGTTGACGTGCAGTTTCTCCACCACATAGTCACGGTCCATCACGATTTTCATCTTACGCGCACGGCCAATCAGGTTAAGATTAAAGCCTTCATCATTCAGGCGCTGTTTCAGCTTGTCAGCCGCTGCTTTCCACTCTTCATCCAACTGACGGTGGTAAAGCAGTGAGACCAGTACTTCGCCGCTCAGGGTTGAGAGGAAATCCACCTGGAACAGTTTACGGCGCAGGGTGTCATTGTCTTTCATCGCATCAATCAGTAACGGCATCAAATCGTTAATCAGACGACTGGCGGCCGGGAACTGGTCAACGCGGTATTTTTCGCGCGTTTCCTGGTTGAACATGATGTAGTACATGTCGTCGCCTTCGTGCCAGACGCGGAATTCTGCACGCATACGGTAATACTGCTGCGGAGACTCGAACACTTCCAATTCCGGCACTTGGTAAGCCTGGAACATATCGGTCAGGCGCGAGACCTTTTCTTCCAGCTGTGCTTGGTATTGGTTCGGGTTTACATCAAGAGTCGCCATGGTTTTACCTTTTTGTGGTGCAGTGAAATAGAAAGTACTTTCAATAAAAGAGCGCAGATTTTATTCAATCCCGCGCGCTTGTCCAGTCTTGTCCCCGATTCGTTGTGTTTTGCTCTCATCACAACATCGGAATGGTTAAAAATATAGTTGAAGATAATCTCAGCTAGACAATTCATTGATGGGTGCAT from Vibrio ostreae encodes the following:
- the sthA gene encoding Si-specific NAD(P)(+) transhydrogenase, with translation MAQPNHFDVIVIGSGPGGEGAAMGLTKAGMNVAIIEKENGVGGGCTHWGTIPSKALRHAVSRIIEFNSNPLFCKNNTSLHATFSNILGHAKSVIDKQTRLRQGFYDRNECSLIFGSAHFVDAHTVAVTKSDNTVDLYTADKFIIATGSRPYRPADVDFDHSRIYDSDSILSLKHDPRHIIIYGAGVIGCEYASIFRGLGVKTDLINTRDRLLAFLDNEISDALSYHFWNSGVIIRNDETYEKIEGTEDGVIVHLKSGKKMKADCILYANGRTGNTDKLNLEVVGLSPDSRGQLKVNGNYQTDVDHIYAVGDVIGYPSLASAAYDQGRFTAQAITQGSATNKLIEDIPTGIYTIPEISSVGRTEQELTAAKVPYEVGRSSFKHLARAQIAGMDVGSLKILFHRETREILGIHCFGERAAEIIHIGQAIMEQKGEANTIEYFVNTTFNYPTMAEAYRVAALNGLNRLF
- the fabR gene encoding HTH-type transcriptional repressor FabR — translated: MKSTGIRAQQKEKTRRSLIDAAFSQLSADRSFSNLSLREVAREAGIAPTSFYRHFKDMDELGLTMVDEGGLLLRQLMRQARQRIVKEGSVIRTSVETFMEFIESSPNVFRLLLRERSGTSFEFRAAVAREIEHFSAELTEYLVNTGMNREEATTQAEASVTLVFSSGAQALDLDRRSRDELAERLIMQLRMIAKGAFWYRKERERNRLKGGID
- a CDS encoding YijD family membrane protein, with translation MSKDSSKTKQGSERKTLVLAVVAGMCGDALLSWLTMSEISFSIFPVIALVLSVQALYQEYLSHPVSEDIPLVGLACFFVGAFGHNAFVKAQYPDSGSNFFAIIVALLLLVWIGRKLGYLGRAS
- the trmA gene encoding tRNA (uridine(54)-C5)-methyltransferase TrmA, with amino-acid sequence MATLDVNPNQYQAQLEEKVSRLTDMFQAYQVPELEVFESPQQYYRMRAEFRVWHEGDDMYYIMFNQETREKYRVDQFPAASRLINDLMPLLIDAMKDNDTLRRKLFQVDFLSTLSGEVLVSLLYHRQLDEEWKAAADKLKQRLNDEGFNLNLIGRARKMKIVMDRDYVVEKLHVNGQPYIYQQVENSFTQPNGKVAEKMLEWAVDCTQDSQGDLLELYCGNGNFSLALAQNFERVLATELAKPSVESAQYNIAANHIDNVQIIRMSAEDFTQAMEGKREFNRLKDAGVDLKSYNCNTIFVDPPRSGMDVDTCKMVQGYQRILYISCNPETLKENLDILGQTHNVTRFALFDQFPYTHHMEAGVLLERKA